A part of Desulfobacter sp. genomic DNA contains:
- a CDS encoding DUF4372 domain-containing protein, giving the protein MMVRHASLFSQLVAFFNRNKFMNLVAKNKTERYSKGFKSWDLISVIYNSRQTTIKIPEI; this is encoded by the coding sequence ATGATGGTACGTCATGCGAGTCTGTTCAGTCAATTGGTAGCCTTTTTTAACCGTAATAAATTTATGAATCTGGTAGCGAAGAACAAAACAGAACGATATTCCAAGGGGTTCAAAAGCTGGGACCTGATCAGCGTCATTTATAATTCCCGCCAAACGACAATTAAAATTCCCGAAATTTAA
- a CDS encoding IS21 family transposase, with protein sequence MQSEKSFGIAAMKAGMDEKTARKYREHGKLPSELKTDHTWRTRKDPFEETWDGIKGMLTINPGLEAKTLFEDLQRRHPGRFADGQLRTLQRRIKQWRATEGPPKEIFFAQIHKPGELCQSDFTHMDKLGVTIGGVPFDHLIYHFVLTYSNWETGTVCFSESFESLSQGLQNALWELGGVPQQHRTDCLTSAVNKVSHPEEFTSRYQDLVDHYGIIPCKTNPASPNENGDVEQRNYRFKKAVDQALMLRGHRDFKDREEYDLFLAKLFAQLNAGRRKRFTQELDLLHRLPKRRLDACKKMDLKVGPSSTIRVNHNVYSVDSRLIGENIQVRLYMECLEVWYGQRKVDTLPRLRGEGKYKINYRHIIDSLVKKPGAFENYRYRNAMFPTSRFRIAYDHLRKRYTVKSSAARYLKILYLAAKTSEVAVDSALMVLINEDQEISKEAVKRLIESNASVSRPDDVHIQAVDLTRYDQLLKGVAA encoded by the coding sequence ATTCAGTCAGAGAAGAGTTTCGGGATAGCAGCAATGAAAGCTGGAATGGATGAAAAAACAGCTCGAAAGTACCGTGAACACGGGAAGTTGCCGAGTGAACTCAAAACGGATCATACATGGCGCACACGCAAAGATCCGTTTGAGGAGACCTGGGATGGTATCAAAGGCATGTTGACCATAAATCCAGGTCTGGAGGCCAAGACACTGTTTGAGGATTTGCAACGCAGACACCCCGGCCGGTTCGCCGATGGACAATTACGGACCCTGCAACGGAGAATAAAGCAATGGCGTGCTACAGAGGGGCCGCCCAAAGAAATCTTTTTTGCTCAAATTCATAAGCCTGGCGAATTATGCCAGTCAGACTTCACCCACATGGATAAACTGGGCGTCACTATAGGCGGCGTCCCTTTTGACCACCTGATCTACCATTTTGTTTTGACCTATTCCAATTGGGAGACAGGTACAGTCTGTTTTTCAGAGAGTTTCGAAAGCCTGAGCCAGGGCCTGCAAAATGCCCTATGGGAACTTGGTGGTGTGCCGCAGCAACATCGCACCGATTGTCTGACATCCGCTGTTAACAAGGTAAGTCACCCTGAGGAGTTCACCAGCAGGTATCAGGATCTTGTTGACCATTACGGTATCATTCCTTGCAAAACTAACCCTGCCAGCCCCAATGAAAATGGAGACGTGGAGCAGCGCAATTATCGGTTCAAAAAAGCCGTTGACCAGGCCCTGATGCTGAGAGGACACCGGGATTTTAAAGACCGGGAAGAATATGACTTGTTCCTGGCCAAACTGTTCGCACAGCTAAATGCCGGTCGTAGGAAACGGTTTACACAAGAACTGGATCTCCTACACCGGTTGCCCAAACGCCGGCTTGATGCATGTAAAAAGATGGATTTAAAGGTTGGTCCCAGCAGTACCATTCGGGTCAATCACAACGTTTACTCTGTAGACAGCAGGCTCATAGGAGAAAATATCCAGGTCCGCCTCTACATGGAATGCCTGGAGGTCTGGTACGGCCAGAGAAAGGTCGATACTTTGCCAAGGTTGCGGGGTGAGGGCAAATATAAAATCAATTACCGGCATATCATTGACAGCCTGGTCAAAAAACCGGGGGCATTTGAAAATTATCGTTATCGTAATGCCATGTTCCCCACCAGCCGGTTCCGGATTGCCTACGATCATTTAAGAAAGCGTTATACCGTTAAAAGCTCAGCAGCAAGGTATCTGAAAATATTATACCTGGCAGCAAAGACAAGCGAGGTGGCAGTAGACAGCGCCCTGATGGTTCTAATAAACGAGGATCAGGAAATCAGCAAAGAGGCTGTTAAACGCCTTATTGAGTCCAACGCCTCTGTCAGCAGGCCGGATGATGTTCATATCCAGGCAGTTGATTTGACTCGTTATGACCAATTGCTCAAGGGGGTGGCGGCATGA